CCGCTGGGCGGTGATCCTCACCGTGGTGGCCGCCGGATGGTTCCTCACCTTCTGGGCGATCCTGCCGATCACCCACCGCAACTGGGGTGAGGACGAGGACAAGGACGGGTTCGTCCTGGACGACAGCCCGGTCGGCGTCACGTCCGGGCCGGGCGCAGACCGAGACGCCTGAGTTCCAGCTCGGCCAGCGCGTCGACGGCTGCCGTGTCCCCGTTCCGCCAGCTCTGTGCGATGTCCGGGCCCAGCCGGGTCAGCTCGCCGAGCGGGCGCGAGGCGAGCGCCCGCAGCGCCAGCAGGTCCCGGCCGGCCGGTTCGTCGCGGACCGCCACCGCCACCGAGGCGCGCCGGATCCAGCGCAGCCGCAGCGGCAGCCAGAGGAAGAGGACCAGGGCCAGCGGCAGCGCGATCGCCGTCAGCGGCAGGACCACCGCCAGCTTGTCGACCAGCTCCTGCTGCTGGTGACCGGCCTCGGCGATCGACCGGGCGGCGTCGGCGGCCCCGGTGAACGGCTTGGTGAGCTCGTCACCGACCACCGGCACCCGGCCGACCTTGCCGCCGGCGTCGGCGAGGTTGTTCGCGATCCCGCTGCCCGCGCTCTCCAGCTTCGCGCCGGGCGCGGCCAGTTCCCCGACCAGGTCGTGGATCCAGATCGCGACCCGGACCCACAGGTAGACCCAGAGGACGACGAGGAGATCGGTGATCAGTTGGCGGGTGGCGGTCGGGACGCGGTCGGCGTAGAGCTTCACATGCGGAAGCCTCGCACCCGGGCGTCGCCGGCGCATCCGGGCGCACTCCGGGATCACTCGGCCCTGGCGGCGCACTCCGGGCAGGTGCCGAAGATCTCCAGGGTGTGCGCGACGTCGACGAAGCCGTGCTCGCCGGCCACCTTGTCGGCCCACGACTCGACGGCCGGGCCGAGCACCTCGACGGTCCGCCCGCAGGTGCGGCAGACCAGGTGGTGGTGGTGTCCCTGGCTGCACCGGCGATAGAGGTGCTCGCCGCCGGGCGGCCGCATCACGTCCACCTCACCGGTGTCGGCCAGCCCCTGCAGCGTCCGGTAGACGGTGGTCAGCCCGACCCGCTCGCCCCGGTCACGCAGCATCGCGTGCAGATCCTGCGCGCTGTGGAAACCCTCGGCCTCGGCGAGCACGTCACGCACCGCGCTCCGCTGCTTGGTGTTGCGCTGGGCACTGCTTTCCGGGTTCACGATCGGTTCTCCCTCGCATGGCTGACGGCATCCGCGACGATGTGCGCGACGTGTTCGTCCACCAGGGAGTATGCGATCTCCCGGCCACGCCGGACACCCCGCACCACGCCGGCCCCCCGCAACACCCGCAGGTGCTGGGAGACCAGCGGCTGCGGGGCGCCGAGCCGGGAGACCAGATCGTGCACACAGCGTTCGCCGGTGCCGAGCTCGGCGACGATGGCGATCCGGATCGGGGCGGACAGCGCCCGCAGCAGCGCGCCGGCGGATTCGTACGCGTCGTAACCGGTGGCCGTCAAAGTCCTTTTCCCTCAAGCATGGAGCACCACGTCCGGAGGCTCGACCTGGGCCGGTACCCCGGCCCGGCGGCGGCGGTGCCAGAGCGCGCCGGCGCCGGTGGTGATCAGGAACGCGGCCAGGGCCAGCAGCACCGTGGTGGCGCCCGGCGCGGTGTCCAGGGAACCGGCGAGCACCACCCCGGCGCCGGCCGCGCAGATCCCGATCAGCATGGCCACCGCCATCGTGGACCGGAAGCCCCTGGTGATCTGCTGGGCCGCCGCGACCGGGACCACCATCAGCGCCGAGACGAGCAACAACCCGACGGTACGCATGGCGATCGTCACCGTCACCGCCGTGGTCACCGCGAGCAGCAGGTTGAGGGTGCGCACCGGCAGGCCGCTGACCCTGGCGTACTCCTCGTCGTTGCAGAGCGCGAACAGCGCCGGGCGGAACAGCAGCATGGCCACCAGCACCGCCGCGCCCAGCCCGGCGATCACCGCGATGTCCTGCGGCGACGTGGTGATCAGCGAGCCGAACAGGTACTGCATCAGGCTGGCGTTGCTGCTGTCGTCGGAGAGCCCGACCAGCACCACGCCGCCCGCGATGCCGCCGTAGAAGAGCAGCGCCAGGGCCAGGTCGCCGGAGGTGCGCCCGCGCTCGCGGACCAGCTCCACGGCGACCGCGCCGACCACCGACACGATCACCGCGGTGAGCACCGGGGACTGGTGGGTGAGCAGGCCGACGCCGACGCCGGTGAGCGCCACGTGCCCGATGCCGTCGCCGATCAGCGACAGCCGCCGCTGCACCAGATAGATCCCGAGGGCGGGAGCGGCCAGCCCGATGATCAGCGCGCCGGCCAGTGCCCGCAGCATGAAGGGATAGGTCAGAAGATCCACTTCAGTGTCCCTCGATCAGAAGGTCTTGGTCTCGGTCGGCGCCCACTCGCAGATGCCGGCCTTCTCCTCGTCGGCGTGCGGGTGCACGTGGTCGTGTCCCGGCTCGGCGTGGTGCCCGGCCGGCTCCGGCGGCACCCCCTCGTGCGCGATCCGGCCGTCGTGCACCACCACGGCCCGGCCGATCAGCGGCCGCAGCGGGCCCAGCTCGTGCAGCACCAGCAGGATCGTCCCGCCGTCCGCGGCGAACCTGGTCAGCGCCGCGGCGAACGCCTCCTGGCTGGCCGCGTCCACGCCGGCCGTCGGCTCGTCGAGGACCAGCAGGTCGGGCCGGCCGGCCAGGGCCCGGGCGATCAGGGTGCGCTGCTGCTGCCCGCCGGAGAGGGTGGCGACCGGGTCGCCGATCCGGTCGAGCAGCCCGACCGCGTCGAGAGCCGCCCGGACGGCGGCGCGGTCGGCGGTCCCGGGCGGCCGGAACAGGCCGCGGCGGGCCAGCCGGCCGGAGGACACCACCTCGCCGACGGTGGCCGGTACCCCGCTGCCGGCGCCGAGCCGCTGCGGCACGTAACCGATCCGCTCCCACCGGCGGAACCGGCGCTGCGGCGTACCGAAAAGGTCGATCTCGCCGCGGCGGACCGGAACCAGGCCGAGGACCGTGCGGATCAGCGTGGACTTCCCGGAGCCGTTGGCGCCGAGCACGGCGACCACCTCGCCGGCGGTGACGCTCAGCGTGACGTCCCGCAGGATCTCCCGGCCGTCATATCCGGCCGCCATGTGCCGGACCTCGATGACGCTCATGTGCCGCACCCCAATGCCGTGGTCAGAGCGGCCAGGTTGGCCCGCATCACCGAGAAGTAGTCCGCGTCCGGGTCGGTCAGGCCCTCGAGCGGGTCGAGCACCGCCGTGGTCGCGCCGGCCTCGCGGGCGATCGTCTCGGCGACCTTGGGACTGACCAGCGTCTCGAAGAAGATGGTGGTGGTGCCGCGCGCCCGGGCCTCGGCCGCGACCTGGGCCAGCCGGCGCGGCGACGGCTCCGCCTCCGGGTCCACGCCGGTGATCCCGACCTGGGTCAGGTGGTACCGGTCGGCCAGGTAGTGGAAGGCGGTGTGGCTGGTGACCAGCTCGCGCCGCCGGCAGGTGGCCAGGCCCGCGGCGAACTCGCCGTCCAGCTCGGTGAGCTGCCGGTGCAGCGTCGCGGCGCGGGCCGCGTAGTCGGCGGCGTGGTCCGGGTCGGCCTCGGCCAGGCGCCCGGCCAGGTGGTCACCGATCTCGGCGAGCCGGACGGGGTCGAGCCAGACGTGCGGATCGGTGCCGCCGTGCTCCCCGGCCTCGCCGCGCAGCAGGGGCACCGCGGTGGACACGTCGTAACCCTGCCGCCGCCCGTTCTGCGCTATCGCCTCGTCCACGGCGGGCTGGAAGCCGTGCAGGTAAACGGCCACCTCGGCGTCGACGATCCGGGCCACCTGGCGGGGGCTCAGCTCCACGTCGTGCGGCTCGGCGCCGGGCTTGGTCAGGTTCGTCACCCGGACCAGGTCACCGCCGATCCGCTCGCTGACGAACTGCAGCGGGTAGAACGCGGCGACGACCGGCAGCCGGCCGCCGGCCTCGGCCCGCGCGCCGCAGCCGGCCAGGGTGGCCAGCACGAGCAGCGGGGCGAGCAGGCGGCGCATCATGCCACCAACTGTGGGCGATAATGACAATGATTGTCAAAAGCGCATGCGTTCTACGCCATCGCCTTGCTGACCACCGCCACGGTCAACAGGGTGAGCAGCACCGCCCGGACCAGCCGGGTGACCGGCGACTGCACCGGCCAGGTGGTGAAGGTCAGGGTGGCCAGCCCGGCGGCGAGCAGGCCGAGCAGCAGCGCGCCGACCACGCCGGGGAGGAACAGCCCGGCCAGCAGCAGGACGAGCGCGGTGAGGAACGCCGTGGTCGGGTTCACGCGCGCGAGGCGGCGCAGGAAATGGTCGGACGTCGTCACCGTGGCTCCTGTCGGTGTGCGTAGGCTCGTCACATGCTGGTGCTCAACCGCTTCACGGTCCCGCCGGACACGCGGGACGGATTCCTGGAGCGGGCGCACGCCGCGCTCGCCGCCCTGGCCGGGTGCCCGGGTTACCTCTCCGGCCGGCTCACCCGGGCGCTGGAGGACACCGCCGCCTGGACCCTGGTGACCGAGTGGGAGTCGGTCGGAGCGTACCGCCGGGCGCTGGGCGCCTTCGACGTCAAGGTGCACGCCACCCCGCTGCTCGCGCAGTCGCTGGACGAGCCGTCCGCCTTCGAGACGCTGGCGAGCGCCGGGCCGGGGGAGCCCGTCAAGATCATGGAGAGTGACCGGGCCGCCGAGCCCTGGCGCTGAACACTAGGCTGGGATCCATGGCCTACGGTCAACCGCCCTTCCCGCCCACCTCGCCGGTCGCCCCGCCGGTCGCCGTGGCGCCGCCCGCGCCGGTCGCGCCGCCCCCGCCGCCCGGTCCCGGGGTGCACCCACCGTTCCCGGCACCGCCGGTCGAGGGGCGTGGCCGCCGGATCGGGCTCGGCTTCGGCGTCGGCGCCGGCATCCTGGTGCTGGTCTGCGGCGGCGGGCTGGCCGCGGTGATCGGCCTGGCCGTCGCGATGAGCAGCGCGCTCAACGAGCAGGCGCACGTGGTGGTCGGCGACTACCTGGACGCGGTGCACGACCGGGACTACGACAA
This window of the Actinoplanes oblitus genome carries:
- a CDS encoding Fur family transcriptional regulator — translated: MNPESSAQRNTKQRSAVRDVLAEAEGFHSAQDLHAMLRDRGERVGLTTVYRTLQGLADTGEVDVMRPPGGEHLYRRCSQGHHHHLVCRTCGRTVEVLGPAVESWADKVAGEHGFVDVAHTLEIFGTCPECAARAE
- a CDS encoding ArsR/SmtB family transcription factor; translation: MTATGYDAYESAGALLRALSAPIRIAIVAELGTGERCVHDLVSRLGAPQPLVSQHLRVLRGAGVVRGVRRGREIAYSLVDEHVAHIVADAVSHARENRS
- a CDS encoding metal ABC transporter permease, which translates into the protein MDLLTYPFMLRALAGALIIGLAAPALGIYLVQRRLSLIGDGIGHVALTGVGVGLLTHQSPVLTAVIVSVVGAVAVELVRERGRTSGDLALALLFYGGIAGGVVLVGLSDDSSNASLMQYLFGSLITTSPQDIAVIAGLGAAVLVAMLLFRPALFALCNDEEYARVSGLPVRTLNLLLAVTTAVTVTIAMRTVGLLLVSALMVVPVAAAQQITRGFRSTMAVAMLIGICAAGAGVVLAGSLDTAPGATTVLLALAAFLITTGAGALWHRRRRAGVPAQVEPPDVVLHA
- a CDS encoding metal ABC transporter ATP-binding protein, which translates into the protein MSVIEVRHMAAGYDGREILRDVTLSVTAGEVVAVLGANGSGKSTLIRTVLGLVPVRRGEIDLFGTPQRRFRRWERIGYVPQRLGAGSGVPATVGEVVSSGRLARRGLFRPPGTADRAAVRAALDAVGLLDRIGDPVATLSGGQQQRTLIARALAGRPDLLVLDEPTAGVDAASQEAFAAALTRFAADGGTILLVLHELGPLRPLIGRAVVVHDGRIAHEGVPPEPAGHHAEPGHDHVHPHADEEKAGICEWAPTETKTF
- a CDS encoding metal ABC transporter substrate-binding protein — protein: MMRRLLAPLLVLATLAGCGARAEAGGRLPVVAAFYPLQFVSERIGGDLVRVTNLTKPGAEPHDVELSPRQVARIVDAEVAVYLHGFQPAVDEAIAQNGRRQGYDVSTAVPLLRGEAGEHGGTDPHVWLDPVRLAEIGDHLAGRLAEADPDHAADYAARAATLHRQLTELDGEFAAGLATCRRRELVTSHTAFHYLADRYHLTQVGITGVDPEAEPSPRRLAQVAAEARARGTTTIFFETLVSPKVAETIAREAGATTAVLDPLEGLTDPDADYFSVMRANLAALTTALGCGT
- a CDS encoding DUF6703 family protein, with amino-acid sequence MRPLQESVPRVRRDREAVEHQHVTSLRTPTGATVTTSDHFLRRLARVNPTTAFLTALVLLLAGLFLPGVVGALLLGLLAAGLATLTFTTWPVQSPVTRLVRAVLLTLLTVAVVSKAMA
- a CDS encoding antibiotic biosynthesis monooxygenase family protein; this translates as MLVLNRFTVPPDTRDGFLERAHAALAALAGCPGYLSGRLTRALEDTAAWTLVTEWESVGAYRRALGAFDVKVHATPLLAQSLDEPSAFETLASAGPGEPVKIMESDRAAEPWR